The following coding sequences are from one Ovis canadensis isolate MfBH-ARS-UI-01 breed Bighorn chromosome 7, ARS-UI_OviCan_v2, whole genome shotgun sequence window:
- the LOC138444354 gene encoding ribonuclease K6-like → MGPHLLGRSSLLLLLLGMWWSVRPLCAVPRGLTKARWFEIQHIHPSPLQCNTAMRGVNNYTRHCKPTNTFLNSSFRDVTAVCNLPNITCKDNRTTNCHQSSNRVNLTQCNLTAGRSYPNCSYSNNVQYKFFIVACDPRQKTDPPYPLVPVHLDKVV, encoded by the coding sequence ATGGGGCCACATCTTCTGGGACGTTCTTCTCTTCTGTTATTGCTGCTGGGAATGTGGTGGTCAGTGCGTCCACTTTGTGCTGTGCCACGAGGTCTCACAAAGGCTCGCTGGTTTGAAATTCAGCACATACACCCAAGTCCTCTCCAATGCAACACGGCAATGCGTGGTGTCAATAACTACACTCGGCATTGTAAACCTACAAACACCTTTCTGAACAGCTCCTTCCGAGATGTGACTGCTGTCTGTAATTTGCCCAACATCACCTGCAAGGATAACCGAACGACGAACTGTCACCAGAGTTCAAACCGTGTCAACCTGACTCAGTGCAATCTCACTGCGGGAAGAAGCTATCCTAACTGCAGCTACAGTAACAACGTCCAATACAAGTTCTTCATTGTCGCCTGTGACCCTCGTCAGAAGACCGACCCCCCTTATCCTTTGGTTCCTGTACACTTAGATAAGGTTGTTTAA